One genomic window of Ottowia oryzae includes the following:
- a CDS encoding DMT family transporter, whose amino-acid sequence MTSTTLATFWWVPVTLFAALAQTGRNAAQKSLTGSLGTWAATLVRFLFGLPFALVCLLSLYLWPGGAPAPWPVFSWAYFGWIALGAAFQLGATAALLRAMQERNFAVAVTLSKTEVLQVALFSVLFLGEWPTVVMVAAMLVATAGVAVLSLPPAERRASLGHSAWWSASAGYGLLCGACFALASVGYRGAALALGVESPWLSAAWGVLLAQAMQSLSLGGWLAWRSPEGLRPIWRAWRVSLVAGSLGAIASLAWFAAYAMQNATAVRTVGMSEVLFSLLVSRGLFRERMSGTEKAGMTLVVLGIVVLCAPYL is encoded by the coding sequence ATGACTTCCACCACCCTGGCCACCTTCTGGTGGGTTCCCGTCACTTTGTTCGCGGCGCTGGCGCAGACCGGGCGCAACGCGGCGCAGAAGTCGCTGACCGGCAGCCTGGGCACCTGGGCCGCCACGCTGGTGCGATTTTTGTTTGGGCTTCCGTTCGCGCTGGTGTGCCTGCTGTCGCTGTACCTGTGGCCGGGCGGCGCGCCCGCGCCGTGGCCGGTGTTCTCTTGGGCGTACTTCGGCTGGATCGCGCTGGGCGCGGCGTTTCAGCTGGGCGCCACCGCCGCGCTGCTGCGCGCCATGCAAGAGCGCAACTTCGCCGTGGCCGTCACGCTGTCGAAAACGGAGGTGCTGCAGGTGGCGCTGTTCAGCGTGCTGTTTCTGGGCGAGTGGCCCACGGTGGTGATGGTGGCCGCCATGCTGGTGGCCACGGCGGGCGTGGCTGTGCTCAGCCTGCCGCCAGCAGAACGCCGCGCCAGCCTGGGCCACTCAGCCTGGTGGTCGGCGTCAGCAGGCTATGGGTTGTTGTGCGGCGCGTGCTTTGCCCTCGCCTCGGTCGGTTACCGCGGCGCCGCGCTGGCGCTGGGGGTTGAATCGCCCTGGTTGTCGGCGGCGTGGGGCGTGCTGCTGGCGCAGGCGATGCAGTCGCTCAGCCTGGGCGGGTGGCTGGCCTGGCGCTCGCCCGAGGGCTTGCGGCCCATCTGGCGCGCGTGGCGCGTGTCGCTGGTGGCGGGTTCGCTGGGCGCCATCGCTTCACTGGCCTGGTTTGCGGCCTACGCGATGCAAAACGCCACCGCGGTGCGCACCGTGGGCATGTCGGAAGTGCTGTTCAGCCTGCTGGTGTCGCGCGGCCTGTTTCGCGAACGCATGAGCGGCACCGAGAAAGCGGGGATGACGCTGGTGGTGCTGGGCATCGTGGTGTTGTGCGCGCCATACCTGTGA
- a CDS encoding DUF1521 domain-containing protein gives MINTQVAGFAAIGAVFLGDVGQIKPTKPQLSHTNRFELGKLDTQGCFCPCKPQPGGKQATQWTVNNPGNGKADIDLGNYTLQLDEKDSQIKIINKNNGEVTNIWGDPHVDWNKDGKTDVDFWGKTTFQLEDGTKITIDTEQFKNNPEMYVASEVTVTRGDNAMKITGLSQNQLGDLKIETSDRGGQLLDWATTDGFTVRENANGEGWINPDTGKLVTQQDMNATKPGAPKAYEFTQSFGQALGLYLFTGLFGGGLNLFGAADTARAEPGRCHTQPPPMTKPLLVRPQVVERDAHTLEIRQRNGGVDTRSGGTLAWRTNNPGLLPFNAITRGLGAIGAVDGVAVFPTEDRGQSAMQKLLLGLLR, from the coding sequence ATGATCAACACCCAAGTGGCCGGATTTGCCGCCATCGGCGCCGTTTTTCTGGGCGATGTCGGCCAAATCAAACCGACCAAGCCGCAGCTGTCTCACACCAATCGTTTTGAACTGGGAAAACTGGATACGCAAGGGTGCTTTTGCCCGTGCAAGCCGCAGCCAGGTGGCAAGCAGGCAACGCAGTGGACGGTGAACAACCCCGGCAACGGCAAGGCCGACATCGATCTGGGCAACTACACGCTGCAGCTGGACGAGAAAGACTCGCAGATCAAGATCATCAACAAGAACAACGGCGAGGTGACCAACATCTGGGGCGACCCCCATGTGGATTGGAACAAGGACGGCAAGACCGACGTGGACTTCTGGGGCAAGACCACCTTCCAGCTGGAAGACGGCACCAAGATCACCATCGACACCGAGCAGTTCAAGAACAACCCCGAGATGTACGTGGCCAGCGAAGTCACGGTGACGCGCGGCGACAACGCGATGAAGATCACCGGGCTGAGCCAGAACCAGCTGGGCGACCTGAAGATCGAAACGTCCGACCGCGGCGGCCAGCTGCTGGACTGGGCCACCACCGACGGCTTCACCGTGCGCGAGAACGCCAACGGCGAAGGCTGGATCAACCCCGACACCGGCAAGCTGGTCACCCAGCAGGACATGAACGCCACCAAGCCGGGCGCGCCGAAGGCGTATGAGTTCACGCAGTCATTCGGCCAGGCGCTTGGGCTGTACCTGTTCACCGGCCTGTTCGGCGGCGGGCTGAACCTGTTCGGCGCGGCCGACACGGCGCGGGCAGAGCCCGGCCGCTGCCACACCCAGCCACCGCCCATGACCAAGCCCCTGCTGGTTCGCCCGCAGGTGGTCGAGCGCGATGCCCACACGCTGGAGATTCGCCAGCGCAACGGCGGCGTGGACACGCGCAGCGGCGGCACGCTGGCCTGGCGCACCAACAACCCCGGCCTGCTGCCCTTCAACGCGATCACGCGCGGCCTGGGCGCGATTGGCGCCGTGGACGGCGTGGCGGTGTTCCCCACCGAAGACCGCGGCCAATCCGCGATGCAAAAGCTGCTGCTGGGCTTGCTGCGCTGA
- a CDS encoding aromatic ring-hydroxylating oxygenase subunit alpha, with translation MTEPTLEKTLWHPVALSHVIGTQPHAANLLGQALVLWRDGDGNAHAWADQCPHRGARLSLGRVHAGQLECPYHGWRFEAGGACTLVPAVPDFKPGPRCAATTFATREAYGMLWVRLAEPVDDALPIHDLPGFAAEAEPRLRKTTSGPYLVQASAPRIIENFLDMSHFGFVHEDWLGSRDRAEIPPYEVKPTPHGVLATGCLAWQPRSSIHAESGAQVEYTYEVTAPYTAVLTKQPEAGSTAIDGLWESIAMFVCPVTEETSVAWTRMAMNDFESPDARLIDFQNTIFGQDQPVLESQQPKRLPLAPDAEAHSAADRMSAAYRRYLKTSGIHFGVIR, from the coding sequence ATGACAGAACCCACGTTAGAAAAAACCTTGTGGCACCCCGTGGCGCTGAGCCACGTCATCGGCACGCAGCCGCACGCCGCCAACCTGCTGGGCCAGGCGCTGGTGCTGTGGCGCGACGGCGATGGCAACGCCCACGCCTGGGCCGACCAGTGCCCGCACCGCGGCGCGCGCCTGTCGCTGGGCCGCGTGCACGCCGGCCAGCTGGAGTGCCCCTACCACGGCTGGCGTTTTGAAGCCGGTGGCGCCTGCACGCTGGTGCCCGCCGTGCCCGATTTCAAGCCCGGCCCGCGCTGCGCCGCCACCACCTTCGCCACGCGCGAAGCCTACGGCATGCTGTGGGTGCGCCTGGCCGAGCCCGTGGACGATGCGCTGCCCATTCACGACCTGCCCGGCTTCGCCGCCGAGGCCGAGCCGCGCCTGCGCAAGACCACCAGCGGCCCTTACCTGGTGCAGGCCAGCGCGCCGCGCATCATTGAAAACTTTCTGGACATGTCGCACTTCGGCTTCGTGCACGAAGACTGGCTGGGCAGCCGCGACCGCGCGGAAATCCCGCCCTACGAGGTCAAGCCCACGCCGCACGGCGTGCTGGCCACCGGCTGCCTGGCGTGGCAGCCGCGCTCGTCCATCCACGCCGAAAGCGGCGCGCAGGTGGAATACACCTACGAAGTCACCGCGCCATACACGGCCGTGCTGACCAAGCAGCCCGAGGCGGGCAGCACCGCCATCGACGGGCTGTGGGAATCGATCGCCATGTTCGTCTGCCCTGTGACGGAGGAAACCAGCGTGGCCTGGACGCGCATGGCGATGAACGACTTTGAATCGCCCGACGCCCGGCTGATCGACTTCCAGAACACGATCTTTGGGCAGGACCAGCCGGTGCTGGAATCGCAGCAGCCCAAGCGCCTGCCCCTGGCGCCCGACGCCGAGGCCCACAGCGCCGCCGACCGGATGTCGGCCGCCTACCGCCGCTACCTGAAGACCAGCGGCATCCACTTCGGCGTGATCCGCTGA
- a CDS encoding BMP family ABC transporter substrate-binding protein, which yields MTTDNHKRALLKFAAAASALGAAALAGCGRKDEAPKADAAPPAPAPAAASAPAPASEALQAAWIYVGPVGSAGWSYAHDLGRKAAEAEFGGKIKTTFIESVPEGADTERVLRDLVAQGNKLIFGTSFGFMEPMLKVAKDHPEVKFEHATGYKTAENMNVYDSRFYQDTYLAGVVAASMSKTGTLGFVGSFPIPEVLRNINAFTLGAQSVKPGIRVRVAWVNSWYDPPKETEAAQALMNGGADVLLQNTDSTAVLQAADTAGKHAFGWDSDMSSFGGKAHLGSAIADWSHYYKKSIQAVLDGSWKGGQVTRWGVPEGQNDLIKLSDEIPAEVRAKVEEIKTKMKARSFDVFNGPIVDSTGRVCRILCKRTIQRRRKPACP from the coding sequence ATGACCACCGACAACCACAAACGCGCGCTGCTCAAGTTCGCCGCTGCCGCCTCCGCACTGGGCGCAGCGGCGCTGGCTGGCTGCGGCCGCAAAGACGAGGCCCCAAAGGCTGACGCAGCCCCGCCCGCCCCCGCGCCCGCCGCCGCTTCGGCCCCCGCGCCGGCCAGCGAAGCGTTGCAGGCCGCATGGATCTACGTCGGCCCCGTCGGCTCGGCCGGCTGGAGCTACGCGCACGACCTGGGCCGCAAGGCAGCCGAAGCCGAGTTTGGCGGCAAGATCAAGACCACCTTCATCGAAAGCGTGCCCGAAGGCGCCGACACCGAGCGCGTGCTGCGCGACCTGGTGGCGCAGGGCAACAAGCTGATCTTTGGCACCAGCTTCGGCTTCATGGAGCCGATGCTCAAGGTGGCCAAAGACCACCCGGAAGTGAAGTTCGAACACGCCACCGGCTACAAGACGGCCGAGAACATGAACGTGTACGACTCGCGCTTCTACCAAGATACGTACCTGGCCGGCGTGGTGGCCGCCAGCATGAGCAAGACCGGCACGCTGGGTTTTGTGGGCTCGTTCCCCATCCCTGAAGTGCTTCGCAACATCAACGCCTTCACGCTGGGCGCGCAAAGCGTCAAGCCGGGCATTCGCGTGCGCGTGGCCTGGGTCAACAGCTGGTACGACCCGCCCAAGGAAACCGAGGCCGCGCAAGCGCTGATGAACGGCGGCGCCGACGTGCTGCTGCAAAACACCGATTCCACCGCCGTGCTGCAAGCCGCCGACACCGCCGGCAAGCACGCGTTCGGCTGGGACAGCGACATGAGCAGCTTTGGCGGCAAGGCGCACCTGGGCTCGGCCATCGCCGACTGGAGCCACTACTACAAGAAGAGCATCCAGGCCGTGCTGGACGGCAGCTGGAAGGGCGGCCAGGTCACGCGCTGGGGCGTGCCGGAAGGGCAGAACGACTTGATCAAGCTGTCGGACGAGATCCCCGCCGAGGTGCGCGCGAAGGTCGAAGAGATCAAGACCAAGATGAAGGCGCGCAGCTTTGACGTGTTCAACGGCCCCATCGTGGACAGCACCGGGAGGGTGTGCAGAATTTTGTGTAAACGGACAATCCAACGCCGACGCAAGCCGGCCTGTCCGTAA
- a CDS encoding IS256 family transposase, which produces MSTKKHNVPEELLSGLLANYKKPEDLIGENGLLKQLTKLLVERALDAELTEHLGHERNEAVANPAGNTRNGKSKKTLKGEFGELPIEVPRDRHGSFEPQLIPKHQTRWAGFDDKIISLYARGMTVREIQAHLEEMYGTEVSPSLISSVTDAVADEVKAWQARPLEPIYPIVYLDCIHVKVREGAVRVKAVYLAIGITMTGEKEVLGLWLAQTEGAKFWLQVVTELRNRGVQDIFIACVDGLKGFPDAIEAVFPKAVVQLCIVHMVRHSLNYVSWKRRKEVAADLRRIYTAATAEEAELMLAEFEARWDAEYLPIGQSWRRNWSRLIPFFDYPPEIRKVIYTTNAIESVNMSLRKLTKNRGLFPSDEALTKLFYLALRNISQKWTMPIRDWKAALTRFTIQFGDRISVN; this is translated from the coding sequence ATGAGCACCAAGAAACACAACGTACCCGAAGAACTGCTGTCTGGCCTGCTGGCCAACTACAAGAAGCCTGAAGACCTCATCGGCGAGAACGGCCTGCTCAAGCAACTGACCAAGCTGCTGGTCGAGCGAGCTTTGGACGCTGAGCTGACTGAGCACCTGGGCCATGAACGCAACGAGGCGGTGGCCAACCCCGCTGGCAACACCCGCAACGGCAAGAGCAAGAAGACCCTCAAGGGCGAGTTCGGCGAATTGCCCATCGAAGTGCCACGCGACCGCCATGGCAGCTTCGAGCCTCAGCTCATCCCCAAGCACCAGACCCGCTGGGCCGGCTTCGACGACAAAATCATCTCGCTGTACGCCCGTGGCATGACGGTGCGCGAGATACAGGCCCACCTCGAAGAGATGTACGGCACCGAGGTCTCACCCAGCCTGATTTCCTCGGTGACAGATGCCGTGGCCGACGAGGTCAAGGCCTGGCAGGCCCGGCCGCTGGAGCCGATTTACCCCATCGTCTATCTGGACTGCATCCACGTGAAGGTGCGCGAGGGCGCGGTGCGGGTCAAGGCGGTGTACCTGGCCATCGGCATCACCATGACGGGCGAGAAGGAGGTGCTGGGTCTGTGGTTGGCGCAGACCGAGGGTGCCAAGTTCTGGCTGCAGGTGGTCACCGAACTGCGCAACCGGGGCGTGCAGGACATCTTCATTGCCTGTGTCGATGGGCTCAAGGGCTTTCCGGACGCCATCGAGGCGGTGTTCCCCAAGGCGGTGGTGCAACTGTGCATCGTTCACATGGTGCGCCACAGCCTGAACTACGTCTCATGGAAGCGCCGCAAGGAAGTGGCAGCCGACCTGCGCCGCATCTACACGGCCGCCACCGCCGAGGAGGCCGAACTGATGCTCGCAGAGTTCGAGGCCCGATGGGATGCCGAGTACCTGCCCATCGGCCAGTCCTGGCGCAGGAACTGGAGCCGGCTCATCCCGTTCTTTGATTACCCGCCGGAAATCCGCAAGGTCATCTACACCACCAATGCCATCGAGTCGGTCAACATGAGCTTGAGAAAGCTGACCAAGAACCGGGGCTTGTTCCCCAGCGACGAGGCGCTGACCAAGCTGTTCTACCTGGCGCTGCGCAACATCAGCCAGAAGTGGACCATGCCCATCCGCGATTGGAAGGCCGCGCTGACCCGCTTTACCATTCAGTTCGGAGACCGCATCTCCGTCAATTGA
- a CDS encoding adenosine deaminase produces MAEAFAAIPCAQLPALLAAMPKAELHMHIEGSLEPEMIFALAQRNSVTLPYPSVEALRAAYAFTDLQSFLDIYYAGASVLLTEQDFYDMAWAYLQRAAADHVVRAELFFDPQTHTARGVPMQTVILGLSRACRDAQAQLGVSAALILCFLRHLSEDEALQTLQDALPWRDHFIGVGLDSSEVGHPPEKFQRVFARARDMGLHVVAHAGEEAPPEYIRQALDLLKVQRIDHGVQAVRDKGLMQRLARERMPLTVCPLSNQKLQVFPDLRDHPLKALLDAGLCATVNSDDPAYFGGYVNDNLRAMFAASNMDARHAWQLAANSIDASFAPPADKAAWRAQLDECFTEAAAPGAA; encoded by the coding sequence ATGGCCGAAGCCTTCGCCGCCATCCCTTGCGCGCAGCTGCCCGCCCTGCTGGCCGCCATGCCCAAGGCGGAGTTGCACATGCACATCGAGGGCTCGCTGGAGCCCGAAATGATCTTCGCCCTGGCCCAGCGCAACAGCGTCACGCTGCCTTACCCATCGGTCGAGGCGCTGCGCGCGGCCTACGCGTTCACCGATCTGCAGAGCTTCCTGGACATCTACTACGCCGGCGCCAGCGTGCTGCTCACCGAGCAAGACTTCTACGACATGGCGTGGGCGTATCTGCAGCGCGCTGCAGCCGACCACGTGGTGCGGGCCGAGCTGTTCTTCGACCCGCAGACGCACACGGCGCGTGGCGTGCCGATGCAGACCGTGATCCTCGGCCTGTCGCGCGCCTGCCGCGACGCGCAGGCGCAACTGGGCGTCAGCGCGGCGTTGATCCTGTGCTTCTTGCGCCACCTGAGCGAAGACGAGGCCCTGCAGACGCTGCAAGACGCCCTGCCTTGGCGCGACCACTTCATCGGCGTGGGCCTGGATTCCAGCGAAGTCGGGCACCCGCCCGAGAAGTTTCAGCGCGTGTTTGCCCGCGCGCGCGACATGGGCCTGCACGTGGTGGCGCACGCGGGCGAAGAGGCGCCGCCCGAATACATCCGCCAAGCGCTGGATTTGCTGAAGGTGCAGCGCATCGACCACGGCGTGCAAGCCGTGCGCGACAAGGGGCTGATGCAGCGCCTGGCGCGCGAGCGCATGCCGCTGACCGTCTGCCCGCTGTCCAACCAGAAGCTGCAGGTGTTCCCTGATCTGCGCGACCACCCGCTCAAGGCGCTGCTGGACGCGGGCCTGTGCGCCACGGTCAACTCGGACGACCCAGCCTACTTTGGCGGCTACGTCAACGACAACCTGCGCGCCATGTTCGCCGCCAGCAACATGGACGCCCGCCACGCCTGGCAACTGGCGGCCAACAGCATCGACGCCAGCTTTGCGCCGCCCGCTGACAAGGCCGCCTGGCGCGCGCAGCTGGACGAGTGCTTCACCGAAGCCGCCGCACCCGGCGCCGCTTGA
- the pcp gene encoding pyroglutamyl-peptidase I, protein MVSARHTARASDDRPSPAPVLLTGFDPFGGDPVNPSWRIAQALHGRLLDGHRVVAEQLPTVFGSALVALDAALARHRPTLVICLGLASGRSALSVERIAINVDDARIADNAGAQPIDTPVLPGGPAAYFSTLPIKAMRDAILAAGVPGEISQTAGTFVCNHVFYGLMHRLATVPALKGARGGFIHVPMLPEQGAPSLPLADMVEGLRAGIRTALATTGDVRSGGGAIH, encoded by the coding sequence ATGGTATCTGCCCGCCACACCGCCCGCGCGTCGGACGACCGCCCAAGCCCCGCGCCCGTGTTGCTGACGGGCTTCGACCCCTTCGGGGGCGACCCCGTCAACCCCAGCTGGCGCATCGCCCAGGCCCTGCACGGCAGGCTGCTGGACGGCCACCGTGTCGTGGCCGAACAACTGCCCACCGTCTTTGGCAGCGCGCTGGTGGCGCTGGACGCCGCCCTCGCACGCCACCGCCCCACGCTGGTGATTTGCCTGGGGCTGGCCAGCGGGCGCAGCGCGTTGTCTGTCGAGCGCATTGCCATCAACGTGGATGACGCCCGCATCGCCGACAACGCCGGTGCGCAGCCCATCGACACCCCCGTGCTGCCCGGCGGCCCCGCCGCGTACTTCAGCACGCTGCCGATCAAGGCGATGCGCGACGCCATCCTGGCTGCGGGCGTGCCGGGCGAGATTTCGCAAACCGCGGGCACCTTCGTCTGCAACCACGTCTTCTATGGGCTGATGCACCGGCTGGCCACGGTGCCTGCCTTGAAAGGCGCGCGAGGCGGCTTCATCCACGTGCCCATGCTGCCCGAGCAGGGCGCGCCCAGCCTGCCGCTGGCCGACATGGTGGAGGGCCTGCGCGCAGGCATCCGCACCGCGCTGGCCACCACCGGCGATGTGCGCAGCGGCGGCGGCGCCATTCATTGA
- a CDS encoding delta(1)-pyrroline-2-carboxylate reductase family protein — MTDTLLDAPRTAQCLPWPALVNEIEALLTDASVSVPPRLVVPMDQGAYLFAMPGCDARTAMTKLITFTPANAGTARPTIQGDVTVFDVATGQRRLILDGPTVTARRTAAVSALAARQLAPNLAGPMLIVGAGVQGMAHVEVFAAALGVRRFLVASRSAASADALVQHARGLGLQADAVPDADAVADDCPLIATCTPASAVVLRALPRPDAFIAAVGAFTPQMVELAPELCRHVAQYGRIVVDSRDADHEAGDLLQAGLPVADFASLADVVHGDLLGQAGGQRSGPVLFKSCGWAGWDLAAARLAVRAAG, encoded by the coding sequence ATGACCGACACCCTGCTTGACGCCCCACGCACCGCCCAGTGCCTGCCCTGGCCCGCGCTGGTCAACGAGATTGAAGCCCTGCTGACCGACGCCAGCGTCAGCGTGCCGCCGCGCCTGGTGGTGCCCATGGACCAGGGCGCCTACCTTTTCGCCATGCCTGGCTGCGACGCCCGCACGGCGATGACCAAGCTCATCACCTTCACGCCCGCCAACGCCGGCACCGCGCGCCCCACCATCCAGGGCGACGTGACGGTGTTCGACGTGGCCACGGGCCAGCGCCGCCTGATTCTGGACGGCCCCACCGTCACCGCGCGGCGCACCGCCGCCGTGTCGGCGCTGGCTGCGCGCCAGCTGGCGCCGAACCTGGCGGGGCCCATGCTCATCGTCGGCGCCGGGGTGCAGGGCATGGCGCATGTCGAGGTGTTTGCCGCCGCGCTGGGCGTGCGGCGGTTTCTGGTCGCCTCGCGCAGTGCCGCCAGCGCCGATGCCCTGGTGCAGCACGCGCGCGGGCTGGGCCTGCAGGCCGATGCGGTGCCCGATGCCGACGCCGTCGCCGACGACTGCCCGCTGATCGCCACCTGCACGCCCGCCAGCGCCGTCGTGCTGCGGGCGCTGCCGCGCCCCGACGCCTTCATCGCCGCCGTGGGCGCCTTCACCCCGCAGATGGTGGAACTGGCGCCCGAGCTGTGCCGCCACGTAGCGCAGTACGGCCGCATCGTCGTCGATTCGCGCGATGCCGACCACGAAGCGGGCGACTTGCTGCAGGCCGGCCTGCCCGTGGCCGATTTCGCCAGCTTGGCTGACGTGGTGCATGGCGATTTGCTGGGCCAGGCCGGGGGCCAGCGCAGCGGCCCGGTGCTGTTCAAAAGCTGCGGCTGGGCTGGCTGGGACCTGGCGGCCGCACGGCTGGCGGTGCGCGCCGCTGGTTGA
- the dcd gene encoding dCTP deaminase produces the protein MSIKSDRWIRRMAEQHGMIEPFEPGQVRQSADGQKIVSYGTSSYGYDIRCAPEFKVFTNIHSTVVDPKNFDEKSFVDINAPVCIIPPNSFALARTVEYFRIPRNVLTICLGKSTYARCGIIVNVTPFEPEWEGYVTLEFSNTTPLPAKIYAGEGCAQVLFFESDPDDVCETSYKDRGGKYQGQVGVTLPKT, from the coding sequence ATGAGCATCAAGAGCGACCGATGGATCCGCCGCATGGCCGAACAGCACGGCATGATCGAGCCGTTCGAGCCCGGCCAAGTCCGCCAAAGCGCCGACGGGCAGAAGATCGTCAGCTACGGCACCAGCAGCTACGGCTACGACATCCGCTGCGCGCCCGAATTCAAGGTGTTCACCAACATCCACAGCACGGTGGTGGACCCGAAGAACTTCGACGAGAAGAGCTTTGTAGACATCAACGCGCCGGTCTGCATCATTCCGCCCAACAGCTTTGCGCTGGCGCGCACGGTGGAATACTTCCGCATCCCGCGTAACGTGCTGACCATCTGCCTGGGCAAAAGCACGTACGCGCGCTGCGGCATCATCGTCAACGTCACGCCTTTCGAGCCCGAATGGGAAGGCTACGTGACGCTGGAATTCAGCAACACCACGCCGCTGCCCGCCAAGATCTACGCGGGCGAGGGCTGCGCGCAGGTGCTGTTCTTTGAAAGCGACCCCGACGACGTGTGCGAAACCAGCTACAAGGACCGTGGCGGCAAGTACCAGGGCCAGGTGGGTGTGACGCTGCCCAAGACCTGA
- a CDS encoding guanine deaminase — protein sequence MQSWRASLLRFDPDGQALFDEDGLLVVGPNAEGRQVVLAAGAYAALAAQYADVPCTHLPGRILAPGFVDLHIHYPQTDVIGSPAEGLLPWLEHYTFPHEAQFADEAHAASVARFFCDELLRNGVTTSLTFSTSHVPSVDALFAEAQRRHMRLITGKVLQDRHSPDGVRDDTEQSLIDTEALIRQWHGVDRLGYAITPRFAPSCTEAQLRGAGALAAQYPDVWVQSHVAENLDEVAWARALFPDSRSYLAIYADHGLMRPRAVYAHCIHFDDDDRRLMRDTRTAAAVSPTSNLFLGSGFFDFAAADRVGFLPPGRPKAETAPSGGSGPREAGERGGMLYGLASDVGGGTSFSPFVTMRAAYFTGRAATTGFAAKPGVSLAPEKLWWLHTAGAARALDLEGVIGNLQPGCEADFVVLNPAATPLLARRTSQADSLAELLFALIVLGDDRVIEQTIISQAK from the coding sequence ATGCAATCCTGGCGCGCCTCCCTGCTTCGCTTTGACCCCGACGGTCAAGCCCTGTTCGATGAAGACGGCCTGCTGGTGGTGGGCCCCAATGCCGAGGGCCGCCAGGTGGTGCTGGCCGCGGGCGCCTACGCCGCGCTGGCCGCGCAGTACGCCGATGTGCCCTGCACGCATCTGCCGGGGCGCATCCTGGCGCCGGGCTTTGTCGACCTGCACATCCATTACCCGCAGACCGACGTGATCGGCTCGCCCGCCGAAGGCCTGCTGCCGTGGCTGGAGCACTACACCTTCCCGCACGAGGCGCAGTTTGCCGACGAGGCCCACGCCGCCAGCGTGGCGCGCTTTTTCTGTGACGAGCTGCTGCGCAACGGCGTGACCACGTCGCTCACGTTCAGCACCTCGCACGTGCCTTCGGTCGACGCGCTCTTTGCCGAAGCGCAGCGCCGCCACATGCGCCTGATCACCGGCAAGGTGCTGCAAGACCGCCACAGCCCCGACGGCGTGCGCGACGACACTGAGCAAAGCCTGATCGACACCGAGGCATTGATCCGCCAATGGCACGGCGTAGACCGCCTGGGCTACGCCATCACGCCGCGCTTTGCCCCCAGCTGCACCGAGGCGCAACTGCGCGGCGCGGGCGCGCTGGCGGCCCAATACCCCGATGTGTGGGTGCAGTCGCACGTGGCCGAAAACCTGGACGAAGTGGCCTGGGCGCGCGCGCTGTTCCCCGATTCGCGCAGCTACCTGGCCATCTACGCCGACCACGGCCTGATGCGCCCGCGCGCCGTGTACGCGCACTGCATCCACTTCGACGACGACGACCGCCGCCTGATGCGCGACACGCGCACCGCCGCCGCCGTCTCGCCCACCAGCAACCTGTTTCTGGGCAGCGGCTTTTTCGACTTCGCCGCCGCCGACCGCGTGGGCTTTCTGCCGCCGGGCCGCCCCAAGGCAGAAACGGCCCCCTCGGGGGGCAGCGGACCTCGCGAAGCGGGGGAGCGTGGGGGCATGTTGTACGGTTTGGCCAGCGACGTGGGCGGTGGCACCAGCTTTTCGCCCTTCGTCACCATGCGCGCCGCCTACTTCACCGGCCGCGCGGCCACCACCGGCTTTGCCGCCAAGCCCGGCGTCAGCCTGGCACCTGAAAAGCTGTGGTGGCTGCACACGGCGGGCGCCGCGCGCGCGCTGGACCTGGAAGGTGTCATCGGCAACCTGCAGCCCGGCTGCGAGGCCGACTTCGTCGTGCTGAACCCCGCCGCCACACCGCTGCTGGCGCGGCGCACGTCGCAGGCCGATTCGCTGGCCGAGCTGCTGTTCGCCCTGATCGTGCTGGGCGACGACCGCGTGATCGAGCAAACCATTATTTCTCAAGCAAAATAA
- a CDS encoding TetR/AcrR family transcriptional regulator, producing MHATAFSEVLAVTGASRGSIYHHFPGGKAELIEAVLEDYGGRTDDALQALHGQPLLSVVRGALALWRARLVEEDCGAGCPVAAVALAADSPRLESDCRAIFDDWIATLSGALFAGGLRSSDGAKALATLVMASMEGGTVLARAQGSIEPYDVMARQVLAYAEHAVAANAATTGRRAA from the coding sequence TTGCACGCCACGGCGTTCTCGGAAGTGTTGGCGGTCACCGGCGCTTCGCGCGGGTCGATCTACCACCACTTTCCGGGTGGCAAGGCAGAGCTGATCGAGGCGGTGCTGGAGGACTACGGCGGCCGCACCGACGACGCACTGCAAGCGCTGCACGGCCAGCCCTTGTTGAGCGTGGTGCGCGGCGCGCTGGCGTTGTGGCGCGCCCGCCTGGTCGAAGAAGACTGCGGAGCCGGTTGCCCCGTGGCTGCCGTGGCGTTGGCCGCTGATTCACCGCGCCTGGAAAGCGACTGCCGCGCCATTTTTGACGACTGGATCGCCACGCTGAGCGGCGCGCTGTTCGCGGGCGGCTTGAGGTCGTCCGATGGCGCGAAGGCCCTGGCCACCTTGGTCATGGCAAGCATGGAAGGCGGCACCGTGCTGGCGCGTGCGCAGGGCAGCATCGAACCTTACGACGTGATGGCCCGGCAGGTGCTGGCCTACGCCGAGCACGCGGTGGCCGCCAATGCCGCCACCACCGGCCGCCGGGCGGCCTGA